From the Streptomyces syringium genome, one window contains:
- a CDS encoding protein kinase domain-containing protein, with the protein MSEAEQTQGTAGRLLAGRYRLGGILGRGGMGTVWRATDETLGRTVAVKELRFPANIDEDEKRRLITRTLREAKAIARIRSAGAVTVYDVVHEDDRPWIVMELIEGRSLADVIREDGPLKWRRAAEVGLAVLDVLSAAHRQGILHRDVKPSNVLIADDNRVVLTDFGIAQVEGDPSVTSTGMLVGAPSYISPERARGQKPGPPADLWSLGGLLYAAVEGVPPYDKGSAIATLTAVMTEPLGPPRNAGPLEGVMYGLLAKDPAKRLDEAGARALLTDAVNAPDERLPKAPEASPALDATQAIALPSPAEMRSGTRPSSGAGTGAAAGAASASASGSRKGDTRASAAPSAGSRATDGAGDRMRGAFKSVRDAASGTGAKPARPAKPAPSIPSAQRQTGLGRSGSGSGGHPARPGRASITDVVSRRTLLAVAVIVALAIIGTVLAITLNGDGDDKGATGGTKGGTSKSVGDKAPSSRSSLTEQGAKGPDAASPGTGKDKKDKGDTSKDEDDASSDGDDLPDGFAAVKNAEYHFSIAMPKGWRKTGTAGAHSGAIYSQSGGFPRLQVDFGSDPGSDAAAAWRESDSAARSGGMPNYNGLGVEEVEDWDGHDYPTIADWTFERDQKDKRVQVVNRGFKVDDKRGYAIMVTCEKAKWSDSECEKLRETAFKTFQPA; encoded by the coding sequence ATGTCGGAGGCGGAGCAGACGCAGGGCACGGCAGGGCGCCTCCTGGCCGGGCGGTACCGCCTCGGGGGCATCCTCGGTCGTGGCGGCATGGGTACGGTCTGGCGGGCGACCGACGAGACGCTCGGCCGCACCGTCGCGGTCAAGGAGTTGCGCTTCCCGGCCAACATCGACGAGGACGAGAAGCGCCGCCTGATCACGCGCACACTGCGTGAGGCGAAGGCCATCGCCCGGATCCGCAGTGCCGGTGCGGTCACCGTCTACGACGTGGTGCACGAGGACGACCGCCCGTGGATCGTCATGGAGCTCATCGAGGGCCGCTCGCTCGCCGATGTCATCCGTGAGGACGGGCCGCTCAAGTGGCGACGGGCCGCGGAGGTCGGACTGGCCGTCCTCGACGTGCTGAGCGCGGCGCACCGTCAGGGCATCCTGCACCGCGACGTGAAGCCGTCCAACGTCCTCATCGCGGACGACAACCGTGTCGTCCTCACCGACTTCGGCATCGCCCAGGTCGAGGGCGACCCGTCGGTCACCTCGACGGGCATGCTGGTCGGCGCCCCCTCGTACATATCCCCGGAGCGGGCGCGCGGCCAGAAGCCCGGCCCGCCGGCGGACCTGTGGTCGCTGGGCGGCCTGCTGTACGCGGCGGTCGAGGGCGTCCCCCCGTACGACAAGGGGTCGGCCATAGCGACCCTCACCGCCGTGATGACCGAGCCGCTCGGCCCCCCGCGGAACGCGGGCCCGCTCGAAGGCGTCATGTACGGACTGCTCGCCAAGGACCCCGCCAAGCGGCTGGACGAGGCGGGCGCCCGGGCCCTGTTGACCGACGCGGTCAACGCCCCCGACGAGCGGCTGCCGAAGGCCCCCGAGGCCTCCCCGGCCCTGGACGCCACACAGGCGATCGCTCTGCCGTCCCCCGCCGAGATGCGCTCCGGCACCCGTCCGTCCTCCGGGGCGGGCACGGGAGCGGCGGCGGGCGCGGCCTCCGCTTCGGCGTCGGGCTCCCGCAAGGGCGACACCCGTGCCTCCGCAGCACCGTCCGCCGGCTCGCGTGCGACGGACGGGGCGGGCGACCGGATGCGGGGCGCGTTCAAGTCCGTCCGGGACGCGGCCTCGGGCACCGGCGCGAAGCCGGCACGACCGGCGAAGCCCGCTCCCTCCATACCGTCCGCCCAGCGGCAGACCGGCCTCGGCCGATCCGGAAGCGGCAGCGGCGGCCACCCCGCGCGCCCCGGGCGGGCGTCCATCACGGATGTCGTGTCCCGCCGCACGCTGCTGGCCGTGGCGGTCATCGTCGCGCTGGCCATCATCGGCACCGTGCTCGCCATCACGCTGAACGGTGACGGCGACGACAAGGGTGCCACGGGCGGCACCAAGGGCGGCACGTCCAAATCCGTCGGGGACAAGGCCCCTTCCTCCCGTTCCTCCCTCACCGAACAGGGTGCCAAGGGACCGGACGCCGCGTCACCCGGGACGGGCAAGGACAAGAAGGACAAGGGCGACACGTCGAAGGACGAGGACGACGCGTCCTCGGACGGCGATGACCTGCCCGACGGGTTCGCGGCGGTCAAGAACGCCGAGTACCACTTCAGCATCGCCATGCCCAAGGGGTGGCGGAAGACGGGCACCGCCGGGGCCCACTCCGGGGCGATCTACAGCCAGTCCGGTGGCTTCCCGCGTCTCCAGGTCGACTTCGGTTCCGACCCGGGCTCGGACGCCGCCGCGGCCTGGCGCGAGTCCGACTCCGCAGCCAGGAGCGGAGGCATGCCCAACTACAACGGCCTCGGCGTCGAAGAGGTCGAGGACTGGGACGGCCACGACTACCCGACCATCGCCGACTGGACCTTCGAGCGCGACCAGAAGGACAAGCGCGTCCAGGTCGTCAACCGGGGCTTCAAGGTGGACGACAAGCGTGGCTACGCCATCATGGTGACGTGCGAGAAGGCCAAGTGGTCCGACTCGGAGTGCGAGAAGCTGCGGGAGACGGCGTTCAAGACGTTCCAGCCCGCGTGA
- a CDS encoding nucleotide sugar dehydrogenase, giving the protein MPADLAVLGLGHLGLPLAQAATAAGIATVGYDPDPHTVAELRAGRLPTEGADGSLTAAGVRRMLSAGFRATTEDTELGRVRTAVICAPTRLGEDRALDLGAIGDAARALAARLRPHTTVLLESTAYPGTTEDYLRPLLESGSGLRAGRDFHLAYSPSRFDPGNRRHGYTNTPKVIGGLTPACTEAAAAFYGRICEKVVRARGPREAEAVKVLETNYRHVNIALANEMAVFCHDIGVDLWDVVRCAETKPFGFQAFRPGPGVGGHGVPIDPNYLSYKGRSLGHPLRMVELAQEVNGRMPRYVIQRCATLLNEHGKSARGARVLLLGVGYKADTGDQEGSPAREIASRLMELGAQISYHDPYVQQWRVLGRPVPRADCLYEAAAIADLTVLLQPHRTYDLQGLAVKAQLLLDTRGASPAGAAHRL; this is encoded by the coding sequence ATGCCCGCAGATCTCGCCGTCCTCGGACTCGGCCACCTCGGCCTCCCGCTCGCCCAGGCCGCCACGGCCGCCGGTATCGCCACCGTCGGCTACGACCCCGACCCGCACACCGTCGCCGAACTCCGCGCCGGCCGGCTGCCCACCGAGGGCGCCGACGGCTCGCTCACCGCCGCCGGCGTCCGCCGCATGCTCTCCGCGGGCTTCCGCGCCACCACCGAGGACACCGAGCTGGGCCGGGTCCGTACGGCGGTGATCTGCGCCCCCACCCGGCTCGGCGAGGACCGGGCGCTGGACCTCGGCGCCATCGGCGACGCCGCCCGCGCGCTCGCCGCCCGGCTGCGCCCGCACACCACTGTGCTCCTGGAGTCCACCGCCTACCCAGGAACCACGGAGGACTACCTCCGTCCGCTGCTCGAATCCGGCTCCGGCCTGCGCGCGGGCCGGGACTTCCACCTCGCCTACTCGCCCAGCCGCTTCGACCCCGGCAACCGGCGCCACGGCTACACCAACACCCCCAAGGTCATCGGTGGCCTCACCCCCGCCTGCACCGAGGCCGCCGCCGCCTTCTACGGGAGGATCTGCGAGAAGGTCGTCCGCGCCCGCGGCCCCCGCGAGGCGGAGGCCGTCAAGGTCCTGGAGACCAACTACCGGCACGTCAATATCGCGCTCGCGAACGAGATGGCGGTCTTCTGCCACGACATCGGCGTCGACCTGTGGGACGTCGTGCGCTGCGCCGAGACCAAGCCGTTCGGCTTCCAGGCCTTCCGCCCGGGGCCCGGGGTGGGCGGCCACGGTGTGCCCATCGACCCGAACTACCTCTCGTACAAGGGGCGCAGCCTCGGCCACCCGTTGCGGATGGTGGAGCTCGCGCAGGAGGTCAACGGCCGGATGCCGCGCTACGTCATCCAGCGCTGCGCCACGCTCCTCAACGAGCACGGCAAATCGGCACGCGGCGCGCGCGTGCTGCTGCTCGGTGTCGGCTACAAGGCCGACACCGGCGACCAGGAGGGCTCGCCCGCCCGCGAGATCGCCTCCCGGCTGATGGAGCTGGGCGCCCAGATCAGCTACCACGACCCGTACGTCCAGCAGTGGCGGGTACTCGGCCGTCCGGTGCCGCGCGCCGACTGTCTCTACGAGGCGGCTGCCATCGCCGACCTGACGGTTCTTCTCCAGCCCCACCGCACCTACGACCTGCAAGGACTGGCCGTCAAGGCGCAGCTGCTGCTGGACACCCGCGGCGCGAGCCCCGCGGGGGCAGCCCACCGGTTGTAG
- a CDS encoding serine hydrolase domain-containing protein has protein sequence MTALTCAVTVSAGSAGSGTAARSPVQDLVSPRTVPGAAQLSQDAHGVRFHTAGVADVRTGRPIRPTDRFRVGSITKTVIATVTLQLAAERKLDLDDPVSTHLPAATAALLPCPGDSDSDSRDPGCRITVRQLLTHTSGLFSYTDDRAFFHRFFGPGFTAHRFQTHKPDALVRTALSHPPHAAPGERYRYSNTDYLLLGMVIRQVTGHSYATEAHRRVIAPLRLTGTSFPGTRAGLPSPHGRAYTATGATPGATTGTTTGNSRTADATYLNPSSAGAAGELVSTLPDLNRLFGALLRGTLLPAPELRQMRDTTDSYGRYGMGLFPVRLPCHRTLWGHNGEISGSYVQTLGTTDGRHLVSYRVNSDAPVDAAAERALLTAEFCPKA, from the coding sequence ATGACCGCTCTGACCTGCGCCGTGACGGTATCCGCGGGGTCTGCGGGCAGTGGCACCGCCGCCCGGTCCCCTGTCCAAGACCTCGTTTCCCCGCGAACGGTTCCCGGTGCGGCCCAGCTGTCACAAGACGCTCATGGGGTCCGATTCCACACGGCGGGCGTGGCGGATGTACGAACCGGGCGCCCCATCCGCCCCACGGACCGCTTTCGGGTCGGCAGCATCACCAAGACCGTCATCGCCACCGTCACCCTCCAGCTCGCCGCCGAGCGCAAGCTGGACCTCGACGATCCGGTCAGCACCCATCTGCCCGCCGCGACCGCCGCCCTGCTGCCCTGCCCCGGCGACAGCGACAGCGACAGCCGTGACCCCGGCTGCCGGATCACGGTCCGCCAACTCCTCACACACACCAGCGGGCTGTTCTCCTACACCGACGACCGCGCCTTCTTCCATCGGTTCTTCGGCCCGGGCTTCACCGCGCACCGTTTCCAGACCCACAAACCCGACGCACTGGTACGGACCGCCCTTTCGCACCCGCCCCACGCGGCCCCCGGCGAGCGGTACCGCTACTCCAACACCGACTACCTACTCCTCGGCATGGTCATCCGTCAGGTCACCGGCCACTCCTACGCCACCGAGGCCCACCGGCGCGTCATCGCCCCCTTGCGCCTCACCGGCACCAGCTTTCCCGGCACACGGGCGGGGCTGCCCTCCCCGCACGGACGCGCCTACACGGCGACAGGCGCGACACCAGGCGCGACGACTGGCACGACGACTGGCAACAGCCGCACCGCCGACGCCACCTACCTCAATCCCTCCTCGGCGGGCGCGGCCGGCGAGCTGGTCTCCACCCTCCCCGACCTCAACCGTCTCTTCGGCGCACTGCTGCGCGGCACCCTCCTGCCCGCACCGGAGCTGCGGCAGATGCGGGACACGACGGACTCGTACGGCCGCTACGGCATGGGGCTGTTCCCCGTGCGGCTGCCCTGCCACCGCACCCTATGGGGCCACAACGGCGAGATCAGCGGCTCGTACGTACAGACGCTCGGCACCACGGACGGGCGGCACCTCGTCAGCTACCGCGTCAACAGCGACGCCCCCGTCGACGCGGCGGCCGAAAGGGCCCTTCTGACCGCCGAGTTCTGCCCGAAAGCCTGA
- a CDS encoding glycerol-3-phosphate dehydrogenase/oxidase, translated as MRTATLGPAERGEALARMAERELDILVVGAGVVGAGTALDAATRGLTTGLVEARDWAAGTSSRSSKLIHGGLRYLEMLDFALVREALKERGLLLERLAPHLVKPVPFLYPLQHRGWERFYAGSGVALYDAMSVSSGHGRGLPTHRHLTRKRALQVAPALKKDALVGALQYYDAQMDDARYVTTLVRTAAAYGADVANRARVVGFLREGERVVGARVKDLEQGGEFEVRARQIVNATGVWTDDTQQLIAERGQFHVRASKGIHLVVPKDRIHSTTGLILRTEKSVLFVIPWGRHWIIGTTDTDWDLDKAHPAASSADIDYLLEHVNEVLAVPLTRDDVQGVYAGLRPLLAGESDATSKLSREHTVAHPVPGLVVVAGGKYTTYRVMAKDAVDEAVHGLAQRVAECVTEDVPLVGAEGYRALWNGRAQMAQRTGLHVARVEHLLNRYGSRVDEVLDLVTADPKLGEPLGGAEDYLRAEVVYAASHEGARHLDDVLTRRTRISIETFDRGTRSAREAAELMAGVLGWDRAQTEKEIEHYEKRVEAERESQRQPDDQTADAARLGAPEVQPL; from the coding sequence GTGAGGACAGCGACACTCGGGCCGGCCGAGCGCGGCGAGGCGCTCGCCCGGATGGCGGAGCGGGAACTGGACATCCTGGTGGTCGGCGCGGGCGTCGTCGGCGCGGGCACCGCGCTCGACGCGGCCACCCGCGGGCTCACGACCGGGCTCGTCGAGGCGCGCGACTGGGCGGCGGGGACCTCCAGCCGGTCCAGCAAACTGATCCACGGCGGGCTGCGCTATCTGGAGATGCTCGACTTCGCCCTCGTGCGCGAGGCGCTCAAGGAGCGCGGACTGCTGCTGGAGCGGCTGGCGCCCCACCTGGTGAAGCCGGTGCCCTTCCTCTACCCCTTGCAGCACCGGGGCTGGGAGCGCTTCTACGCCGGCTCGGGCGTGGCGCTCTACGACGCGATGTCGGTCTCCTCGGGCCACGGGCGGGGGCTGCCCACCCACCGGCACCTCACCCGCAAGCGCGCGCTGCAGGTCGCACCCGCCCTGAAGAAGGACGCGCTCGTCGGCGCGCTGCAGTACTACGACGCCCAGATGGACGACGCGCGCTACGTCACCACCCTGGTGCGCACCGCCGCCGCCTACGGCGCGGACGTCGCCAACCGGGCGCGCGTGGTCGGCTTCCTGCGCGAGGGGGAGCGGGTGGTCGGGGCCCGGGTGAAGGACCTGGAGCAGGGCGGCGAGTTCGAGGTCCGCGCCCGGCAGATCGTGAACGCCACGGGGGTGTGGACGGACGACACCCAGCAGCTCATCGCGGAGCGCGGACAGTTCCACGTACGGGCGTCCAAGGGCATCCACCTCGTCGTGCCCAAGGACCGCATCCACTCCACCACCGGGCTGATCCTGCGTACCGAGAAGAGCGTGCTGTTCGTCATTCCGTGGGGCAGGCACTGGATCATCGGCACCACCGACACCGACTGGGACCTGGACAAGGCGCATCCGGCCGCCTCCAGCGCCGACATCGACTATCTGCTGGAGCACGTCAACGAGGTGCTCGCCGTGCCGCTGACCCGCGACGACGTCCAGGGCGTCTACGCCGGGCTGCGCCCGCTGCTGGCCGGGGAGTCGGACGCGACCAGCAAGCTCTCGCGCGAGCACACCGTCGCCCACCCGGTACCGGGGCTGGTGGTCGTGGCGGGCGGGAAGTACACCACCTACCGGGTGATGGCGAAGGACGCCGTGGACGAGGCGGTGCACGGTTTGGCCCAGCGGGTCGCGGAGTGCGTCACCGAGGACGTGCCGCTGGTGGGGGCCGAGGGCTACCGGGCCCTGTGGAACGGCCGGGCGCAGATGGCGCAGCGCACGGGCCTCCATGTGGCGCGCGTCGAGCACCTGCTGAACCGCTACGGCTCGAGGGTCGACGAGGTGCTGGACCTCGTCACTGCCGATCCGAAGCTGGGCGAGCCGCTCGGCGGTGCCGAGGACTATCTGCGGGCCGAGGTCGTCTACGCCGCCTCCCACGAAGGGGCCCGCCATCTCGACGACGTGCTCACCCGCAGGACGCGGATCTCCATCGAGACCTTCGACCGGGGCACGCGCAGCGCGCGGGAGGCCGCCGAGCTGATGGCGGGGGTGCTGGGCTGGGACCGGGCGCAGACCGAGAAGGAGATCGAGCACTACGAGAAGCGCGTGGAGGCGGAGCGCGAGTCGCAGCGGCAGCCCGACGACCAGACGGCGGACGCGGCGCGGCTGGGCGCCCCCGAGGTGCAGCCGCTGTAG